A region of Schistosoma mansoni strain Puerto Rico chromosome 1, complete genome DNA encodes the following proteins:
- a CDS encoding high mobility group protein, whose translation MNKTKDKNKPKGPMSAYACFVQVIREEHKKKHPGEQIVFSDFSKKCAERWKLMTPKEKKRFEDLAVLDRERFNREMCDYVPPDGMKKGKKRKGPKDPTVPARAWSAFFFFCDEFRSKVRESNPDWKVADIAKELGRQWETCQDKAKYELLAQKDKQRYEEDMIKYRAGTYVPREKKLAGAVSNSASIRTPETQNPDCTTVTSAGGDENGAELEDEDDGEPDEGEEE comes from the exons ATGAATAAGACTAAAGATAAGAATAAACCTAAAGGTCCTATGTCTGCTTATGCCTGTTTTGTGCAAGTTATTCGAGAAGAGCACAAAAAGAAACATCCTGGTGAACAAATTGTATTCAGTGATTTTTCAAAAAAGTGCGCTGAACGATGGAAG TTAATGACACCAAAAGAGAAGAAACGTTTCGAAGATTTAGCTGTCTTGGATAGAGAACGATTCAATCGTGAAATGTGTGATTACGTGCCACCAGATGGTATGAAAAAGGGAAAGAAACGCAAGGGTCCTAAGGACCCCACAGTACCTGCACGAGCCTGGTCtgctttctttttcttttgtgatGAATTCCGTTCAAAAGTCAGAGAAAGTAATCCGGATTGGAAAGTCGCAGATATTGCTAAAGAGCTTGGACGTCAATGGGAAACTTGTCAAGATAAAGCAAAGTATGAACTGTTAGCTCAAAAAGATAAACAGCGTTATGAAGAG GACATGATAAAATATCGGGCGGGGACTTATGTTCCTAGAGAGAAGAAACTTGCAGGTGCTGTGTCAAACTCTGCATCTATCAGGACTCCTGAAACTCAGAATCCAGATTGCACTACAGTTACCAGCGCTGGAGGTGATGAAAACGGTGCGGAGTTagaagatgaagatgatggGGAACCTGATGAGGGTGAGGAAGAGTGA